GGAGCCACCGGGATGACATTGACCGATGTCAAGGGCCGCGGGGAGCAGAAGGGGATCGAGCTTATCAACCGGGCCGGTAAGTACCGCGTCGACCTGCTACCCAAGGTCAAGATCGAGGTGGTGGTCGAGGACAAACAAGTAGACCCCTTCGTGAACGCCATAATCGCCTCGGCGCGCACCGGCGAGATCGGCGACGGCAAGATATTCGTCTACCCGGTCCAGCAGTGCATCCGCATCCGCACCGGGGAGAAGGACGATGAGGCCATCTGAGCTTCGATCATCGTAATAAGCCGTGAAGAAGGATGGGGGCTGCGAGCAC
This DNA window, taken from Methanomassiliicoccus sp., encodes the following:
- a CDS encoding P-II family nitrogen regulator — protein: MKKIEAFVRPERADSVKKALEEAGATGMTLTDVKGRGEQKGIELINRAGKYRVDLLPKVKIEVVVEDKQVDPFVNAIIASARTGEIGDGKIFVYPVQQCIRIRTGEKDDEAI